One part of the Lotus japonicus ecotype B-129 chromosome 2, LjGifu_v1.2 genome encodes these proteins:
- the LOC130736416 gene encoding uncharacterized protein LOC130736416 gives MTWRHHLYGANFTVFSDHKSLKYLFDQKELNMRQKRWVEFLKDYDFKLQYHPGKANVVADALSRKILHVSAMMIEELKLLEAFRDLNLAVELRPKQMKFGMVVVTSEFLEEIKQSQEEDQDFQEQMRKNEGEKLTKGRDGLWRFREPIYIPEDKELRERILKEEHRSALSCGSISSRMPPRQDPTNAQLAQAMAQLAQVVAQQVAVTTAQTAAQAQREAEENNRRAEEEARRAQRAERELAQDQIRMRTDFNRHAPPKFQGEAEPEKADLWVQEMEKIFEALHTPDAEKVNLATFMLKGDAEYWWRSARQLMMANHEVITWESFRKAFMDKYFPETAREEMENRFLSLRQGPTSVGEYAACLEALSKHFRFFQNQVDEAYLCNRFMRGLRNEIEKAVRPLGIRVYQQLVEKAREVEAMENRQRGRPEYGGSVRPGQNQPGRFNGQRPVGKFDKGKAPMRKPYQRPAAQVPNVVRGAAPVSKEDVTCYKCNEKGHYANECGKEIVCWRCRKPGHVERNCPSAAKAEPVLNTARGRRPSAPGRVFAISGEQAAVTDDLIQGTCLIAGTSLMVLFDSVATHSFIAEDCVERLGLLTADLPFDLVVTTPAADRLVTRTACLQCPLVYEDQKFFANLVCLGLKELDVILGMDWLAQYHVLLDCANKAVVFPDPGVTDYLNSYNLGKGSPAYVNSIVAEAKHDGDVRNILVVQEYVDVFPEDVPGLPPVRETEFSIDIVPGTGPISMAPYRMAPAELVELAKQLDDLSSKGFIRPSCVDYRQLNKVTVKNRYPMPRIDDLMDQLRGAVIFSKIDLKSRYHQIRVKESDIQKTAFRTRYGHYEYLVMPFGVTNAPAVFMDYMNRVFRPFLDKFVVVFIDDILIYSKSREEHEEHLRQVLGVLREKQLYANGSKCEFWMEEVKFLGHVISSQGVAVDPSKIETILSWEQPKTASDIRSFVGLAGYYRRFVK, from the exons ATGACCTGGAGACACCACTTGTATGGTGCAAACTTCACTGTATTCAGCGATCATAAGAGTCTCAAGTATCTATTCGACCAAAAGGAGTTGAATATGAGACAAAAGAGATGGGTAGAATTCTtgaaggattacgattttaagTTACAATACCACCCAGGAAAGGCGAATGTGGTAGCAGATGCGCTGAGTCGGAAGATCTTGCACGTCTCAGCAATGATGATAGAGGAACTTAAGCTATTGGAAGCGTTCAGAGATCTGAACTTGGCAGTAGAATTGAGGCCGAAACAGATGAAGTTTGGCATGGTTGTAGTGACGAGTGAATTTCTGGAGGAGATTAAGCAAAGTCAAGAGGAAGACCAGGATTTTCAAGAGCAGATGAGGAAGAATGAAGGCGAAAAGCTAACCAAAGGAAGGGATGGATTGTGGAGATTTCGCGAGCCGATATACATCCCGGAAGATAAAGAGCTAAGGGAAAGGATCTTGAAAGAGGAACACAGAAGCGCTttgt CTTGTGGTTCTATTTCAAGCAGGATGCCTCCAAGACAGGACCCCACTAACGCTCAGTTGGCCCAGGCTATGGCCCAGCTGGCGCAGGTCGTCGCCCAGCAAGTCGCCGTTACTACTGCCCAGACTGCAGCCCAGGCTCAGCGAGAGGCAGAAGAGAATAATAGGAGAGCAGAGGAGGAAGCTCGAAGAGCTCAGCGAGCCGAGAGGGAATTGGCTCAAGATCAGATTCGCATGAGAACAGACTTCAACCGGCACGCACCACCCAAGTTCCAAGGAGAAGCTGAACCCGAAAAGGCTGATCTATGGGTTCAGGAGATGGAGAAGATCTTTGAGGCACTCCATACCCCGGATGCCGAGAAGGTCAACTTGGCCACTTTTATGCTGAagggtgatgctgagtattggtggcgtagTGCCAGACAGCTGATGATGGCCAACCATGAGGTCATCACTTGGGAGTCTTTCAGAAAGGCGTTCATGGATAAGTACTTCCCGGAAACAGCAAGGGAAGAAATGGAGAACAGGTTCCTCAGCTTAAGGCAAGGACCTACCTCTGTGGGAGAGTATGCTGCATGTTTGGAAGCCCTATccaaacactttcgattcttccagaaccaggTGGATGAGGCTTACCTATGCAACAGGTTCATGCGAGGGTTGAGGAATGAGATTGAGAAGGCTGTGAGGCCTTTGGGAATCAGGGTCTACCAACAGCTAGTGGAGAAGGCTCGTGAAGTCGAGGCTATGGAAAACAGGCAGAGAGGCCGCCCAGAGTACGGAGGATCAGTACGCCCGGGACAGAATCAACCGGGAAGATTCAATGGACAGAGACCAGTGGGGAAGTTCGATAAGGGCAAGGCGCCAATGAGAAAGCCTTACCAGCGCCCAGCTGCCCAAGTGCCAAATGTTGTGAGGGGAGCAGCCCCTGTTTCAAAGGAAGATGTGACCTGCTACAAGTGCAATGAGAAaggacactatgctaatgaaTGTGGCAAGGAGATTGTATGCTGGAGATGCCGAAAACCAGGACATGTGGAGAGAAATTGCCCGAGTGCTGCTAAAGCTGAGCCAGTGCTGAATACCGCCAGAGGGAGACGACCATCTGCTCCAGGTCGTGTCTTTGCTATTTCTGGCGAACAGGCTGCTGTTACTGATGACCTTATCCAGGGTACGTGTCTTATTGCTGGGACATCACTAATGGTTTTATTTGATTCGGTTGCCACGCACTCATTCATTGCTGAGGACTGTGTGGAGAGGTTAGGGTTACTGACTGCTGACCTACCCTTCGATCTGGTGGTGACAACCCCTGCCGCTGATCGACTAGTTACACGCACGGCATGCTTGCAATGTCCGTTGGTTTacgaggatcagaagttctttgCGAACCTCGTCTGTTTAGGGCTCAAAGAACTGGATGTGATcttgggaatggattggttagcGCAATATCACGTGCTCTTAGATTGTGCTAACAAGGCGGTAGTATTCCCAGATCCCGGTGTTACGGATTACTTAAACTCGTACAACTTGGGGAAGGGTTCACCGGCGTATGTGAACTCTATCGTTGCCGAAGCGAAACATGATGGTGATGTGCGCAATATCTTGGTGGTACAGGAGTATGTCGATGTGTTTCCCGAAGATGTACCCGGTTTGCCACCAGTCAGAGAGACGGAGTTCTCTATTGACATTGTGCCCGGTACTGGACCAATATCGATGGCACCTTATCGTATGGCCCCAGCGGAGTTGGTAGAGCTGGCAAAGCAGTTGGATGATCTCTCctcaaagggattcattcgacctagC tgtgtggattaccggcagctgaataaggtgacagtgaagaaccgttatccgatgcctcggatagacgacttaatggatcaacttagaggagcggtgatcttctcgaagatagatcttaagtcaagataccatcagatccgagtcaaggaatctgacatccagaagaccgcattcaggactcgatacgggcattatgaatatcttgtgatgccgtttggggttactaatgcacccgcagtgtttatggactacatgaacagagtgttcagaccattcctggacaagttcgtggtggtattcatcgatgacatcctaatctactcgaagagtagagaggaacatgaggagcatctACGCCAGGTGTTGGGCGTGTTGCGAGAGAAACagctatatgctaacggctcaaagtgtgagttctggatggaggaggtgaaatttttggggcatgtcatatcaagtcagggtgtggcagtggaccctagcaagatcgagacgattctgtcatgggagcaacctaagacggcaagcgacatcagaagctttgttgggcttgctggctactatagacgattcgtcaaa